One Synechococcus sp. JA-2-3B'a(2-13) genomic window carries:
- a CDS encoding DUF697 domain-containing protein, whose product MARRNTLQDDLNYQQAKRSLRQWVAQLDLRPQEVAGLEGELESLQALLDKLETEVIHIAAFGLVGRGKSSLLNALLGEPVFETGPTHGITRTQQAATWNISWETRPQSSFSGTSLKGSRLPPSSVQSVQVAHWQGSRLELIDTPGLDEVDGEERARLAREVAQRADLILFVVCGDLTRVEFEALATLREAGKPMLLVFNKIDQYPEADRQAIYDKIRNERVRQLLSPNEIVMVAASPRVPRLVQRPDGSFAAQMEVGSPQVDELRLKILEVLHREGRSLLALNALLFADRVNQQVIERKLQTRAQQAQDLIASAARTKALAVALNPITLLDTLGGLAIDVTLILRLARLYGWPMSTAGATQLLQKIILSMLSLGAGEWVALLGLGSLKTLLGGFSLGAYGSVALTQAVLAGFSCYAIGESARRYLAQGASWGPEGPKAAIAQILADLDEASITARLREEIRHKIGFAFP is encoded by the coding sequence AAGATGACCTCAACTACCAACAAGCCAAGCGCAGCCTGCGCCAGTGGGTGGCCCAACTGGATCTGCGCCCCCAAGAGGTCGCGGGCTTAGAAGGGGAGTTGGAGAGCTTGCAAGCGCTCTTGGACAAGCTGGAAACCGAGGTCATCCACATCGCCGCCTTTGGTCTGGTGGGGCGAGGCAAGTCTTCCCTGCTCAATGCCCTGCTGGGCGAGCCAGTCTTTGAGACGGGGCCCACCCATGGCATCACCCGTACCCAGCAAGCGGCAACTTGGAACATCAGCTGGGAAACCCGCCCCCAGTCCTCCTTCTCTGGCACATCCCTGAAGGGATCCCGCCTCCCCCCTTCCTCGGTGCAGTCGGTACAGGTCGCCCATTGGCAGGGATCCCGTCTGGAGCTGATCGACACTCCCGGCCTGGATGAAGTAGACGGCGAAGAGCGGGCGCGGCTGGCCCGAGAAGTGGCCCAGCGAGCGGATCTGATCCTGTTTGTCGTCTGCGGGGATCTGACGCGGGTGGAGTTTGAGGCTCTGGCCACCCTGCGGGAGGCGGGCAAGCCTATGCTGCTGGTGTTCAACAAGATCGACCAGTACCCAGAGGCAGATCGCCAGGCCATCTACGACAAGATCCGCAACGAACGGGTGCGGCAGCTCCTTTCTCCCAACGAGATCGTCATGGTGGCGGCCTCCCCTCGCGTGCCCCGCCTGGTGCAAAGGCCGGATGGGAGCTTTGCTGCCCAGATGGAAGTGGGATCCCCGCAGGTGGATGAGCTGCGCCTGAAAATCCTGGAAGTCCTGCATCGGGAGGGGCGTTCGCTGCTGGCCTTGAATGCCCTCCTGTTTGCCGATCGGGTTAACCAGCAGGTAATTGAGCGCAAGCTGCAAACCCGTGCCCAGCAAGCCCAAGATCTGATCGCCTCAGCCGCCCGCACTAAAGCGCTGGCGGTTGCCCTCAACCCCATCACCCTGCTCGATACCTTGGGAGGGCTGGCCATCGATGTCACCCTGATCCTGCGCCTGGCCCGCCTGTACGGCTGGCCCATGAGCACTGCGGGAGCCACACAACTGCTGCAGAAGATCATCCTCAGCATGCTCAGCCTGGGCGCCGGCGAGTGGGTGGCGCTGTTGGGCCTGGGATCCCTGAAAACCTTGCTGGGGGGATTCTCTCTGGGAGCCTACGGTTCCGTGGCCCTGACGCAGGCGGTGTTGGCCGGGTTTTCCTGCTATGCCATCGGCGAGTCCGCCCGCCGCTACCTGGCCCAGGGAGCCAGTTGGGGGCCAGAGGGCCCCAAAGCCGCCATAGCCCAGATTTTGGCCGATTTGGACGAAGCCTCGATCACCGCCCGCCTGCGGGAGGAAATCCGCCACAAAATCGGATTTGCTTTCCCCTGA